Proteins from a genomic interval of Lycium ferocissimum isolate CSIRO_LF1 chromosome 2, AGI_CSIRO_Lferr_CH_V1, whole genome shotgun sequence:
- the LOC132046299 gene encoding uncharacterized protein LOC132046299 — protein sequence MHQNIPVITSKLEKILPPGFFDVMEHLPIHLAEEARLGGPVHCRWMYPFERTIGKSKRGVKQKHRVEGSICESYLAKETTHFCSYYFGNDVPCLRNRPNRHYEGDTATKTFFEPFRHFRDLRGVMHLTILTV from the exons ATGCATCAGAATATTCCTGTAATAACTAGTAAGTTGGAGAAAATTCTTCCACCGGGTTTCTTCGATGTGATGGAACATCTTCCAATTCACCTTGCGGAGGAAGCTCGACTCGGAGGCCCAGTTCATTGTCGTTGGATGTATCCCTTCGAGAG AACTATTGGCAAGTCTAAACGGGGTGTCAAGCAGAAACATAGAGTTGAAGGATCAATTTGCGAATCCTACCTTGCTAAGGAAACAACTCATTTCTGTTCTTACTACTTTGGGAATGATGTGCCATGCTTGCGAAATAGACCTAATCGGCATTATGAAGGAG ATACCGCAACGAAGACATTCTTCGAGCCATTTCGACATTTTAGAGATCTGAGAGGGGTAATGCACTTGACAATCTTGACGGTGTAG
- the LOC132047798 gene encoding uncharacterized protein LOC132047798: MHLLFLSVQSDYIDRFLINKLIYFHCGKNVYGALNESGLAQNFKKKAQRLLGDMLGRELKRGMPVPQDEGFKITHVKKKANTNDPDQWCEERAERTYNQYQHSKAEFLRTQPPNTQLTEEREERWLESVGGPTRFGTAYGMPHRAFRQYRSPLEGLHSSNTELFDRVRAMAMEQKIAELSSQL, from the exons atgcatttattatttttaagtgTACAATCCGATTATATTGATCGATTCCTTATTAATAAACTCATTTACTTTCATTGCGGGAAAAATGTGTACGGCGCCCTGAATGAGAGCGGCCTAGCCCAAAACTTCAAGAAGAAAGCTCAGCGCTTATTAGGTGACATGTTAGGAAGG GAACTAAAACGGGGGATGCCAGTGCCTCAAGATGAGGGGTTCAAGATCACTCACGTGAAGAAGAAGGCAAACACTAATGATCCAGACCAGTGGTGTGAGGAACGGGCTGAGCGGACCTAC AATCAATATCAACATTCAAAGGCGGAGTTTCTTCGTACTCAGCCACCCAACACACAGCTGACAGAAGAAAGGGAGGAAAGGTGGCTTGAGAGTGTTGGTGGTCCCACTAGGTTTGGCACAGCTTACGGAATGCCACATCGTGCATTTCGTCAATACCGGTCACCCCTGGAAGGCCTACATTCTTCCAATACCGAGTTGTTTGATAGAGTGAGGGCTATGGCCATGGAGCAAAAGATTGCCGAGCTATCTAGCCAACTATAG